A genomic segment from Spinacia oleracea cultivar Varoflay chromosome 3, BTI_SOV_V1, whole genome shotgun sequence encodes:
- the LOC110785242 gene encoding proteasome subunit alpha type-1-B, which produces MFRNQYDTDVTTWSPAGRLFQVEYAMEAVKQGSAAIGLRSKTHVVLACVNKAQSELSSHQRKIFKVDDHIGVAIAGLTADGRVLSRYMRSECINYGFTYESSLPVGRLVVQLADKAQVCTQRSWKRPYGVGLLVGGLDESGAHLYYNCPSGNYFEYQAFAIGSRSQAAKTYLERKFDTFDGATRDELIKHALFSIKETLQGEKLTSSVCTISVVGVGEPFQTLDQQMVQDLINSFETVEEEAPAAEEADAAPEEAAAAVADQGASDEGAAPMEE; this is translated from the exons aTGTTCAGAAACCAGTACGACACCGACGTAACAACATGGAGTCCCGCAGGCCGACTCTTCCAAGTAGAGTACGCCATGGAAGCAGTGAAGCAAGGTTCTGCAGCAATTGGGCTCCGATCTAAGACTCATGTTGTTCTAGCTTGCGTTAACAAGGCTCAATCTGAACTTTCCTCGCACCAGCGCAAGATCTTTAAGGTTGATGACCATATTGGCGTCGCCATTGCTGGGCTTACTGCTGATGGCCGTGTTTTGTCGAGATATATGAGATCCGAATGCATTAATTATGGCTTTACTTATGAGTCTTCTCTTCCTGTTGGTCGCCTTGTTGTCCAACTCGCTGATAAGGCTCAG GTTTGCACACAACGTTCCTGGAAGCGGCCTTATGGTGTTGGTCTGTTGGTAGGTGGTTTGGATGAATCTGGAGCTCATCTTTACTACAACTGTCCAAGTGGAAATTACTTCGAGTATCAGGCTTTTGCTATTGGGTCACGTTCACAGGCTGCAAAGACATACTTGGAACGCAAATTTGATACGTTTGATGGTGCTACACGGGATGAGCTGATTAAACATGCACTATTTTCCATAAAGGAAACATTACAGGGTGAGAAGCTCACTAGCTCTGTATGCACAATTTCTGTTGTAGGAGTCGGGGAACCATTCCAAACATTAGATCAGCAGATGGTCCAGGACTTGATTAACTCATTCGAGACAGTAGAGGAAGAAGCCCCTGCCGCTGAAGAAGCAGATGCTGCTCCAGAGGAGGCGGCTGCTGCAGTTGCCGACCAAGGTGCATCAGATGAGGGTGCTGCTCCTATGGAAGAATGA